A single genomic interval of Propionispora hippei DSM 15287 harbors:
- a CDS encoding M20 family metallo-hydrolase codes for MELQLARLTERIKGHLAKLRCFSSTLEGVTRLPFTAEARQAIDYLTEAMKQAGMTVRLDASGALIGRYEGQTAQTVVLCSHYDSVPHGGAFDGIAGVVCGLELVRELAAAGRRLPWSLEVVATNDEEGVRFGGGFFSSKAFLGLWQPAQLTAIHDGEGVSLAAAMRDFGLEPGQISQAAWDLTTIRCFIEIHCEQGPVLEQQQREIGIVSGIVGMRRYVISLQGRPDHAGTTPMTMRTDALALAARLISKVEDTALTYPEAVATVGFCDIRPNVVNTIAGQVVCNLDIRSRWEADIQAMEDDILGFIRKLARMRQAGCEVSRTLTVRPAELDRTLQGLLENSCRRRGYAFGYLPSGAGHDALQLATAVATAMVFVPSRGGRSHCPEEYSDSRHLAKAVLAVLDTLENLP; via the coding sequence ATGGAACTGCAATTGGCGCGGCTGACGGAACGGATTAAGGGTCATTTGGCAAAGCTGCGCTGCTTTTCGTCAACCCTGGAGGGTGTTACCCGGCTCCCCTTTACCGCCGAAGCCCGTCAGGCGATTGATTACCTGACGGAAGCCATGAAGCAGGCGGGTATGACTGTACGGTTGGATGCATCGGGAGCCCTGATTGGGCGGTATGAAGGCCAAACAGCGCAAACGGTGGTGCTTTGCTCCCATTATGACTCGGTGCCGCACGGCGGCGCTTTTGACGGCATCGCCGGTGTGGTATGCGGCCTGGAACTGGTGCGGGAACTGGCGGCGGCCGGCCGGCGCCTGCCCTGGTCGCTGGAGGTGGTGGCCACCAATGATGAGGAAGGCGTACGGTTTGGCGGCGGCTTTTTCTCCAGTAAAGCGTTTTTAGGTCTGTGGCAGCCGGCCCAGTTGACCGCTATCCATGACGGCGAGGGGGTCAGTCTGGCGGCAGCCATGCGAGACTTCGGACTGGAGCCAGGGCAGATTAGCCAGGCTGCCTGGGACTTAACTACCATCCGCTGTTTTATTGAAATTCACTGTGAGCAGGGGCCGGTGCTGGAACAGCAGCAGCGGGAAATCGGCATTGTCAGCGGCATTGTCGGTATGCGCCGCTATGTGATCAGCCTGCAGGGACGCCCGGATCACGCGGGGACCACGCCGATGACCATGCGGACCGACGCGCTGGCGCTGGCCGCCCGGCTGATCAGCAAGGTTGAGGATACGGCACTGACCTATCCTGAGGCTGTCGCCACCGTCGGCTTTTGCGATATCCGACCTAATGTGGTGAACACCATTGCCGGGCAGGTAGTGTGCAATCTGGATATCCGGAGCCGCTGGGAAGCCGATATACAGGCCATGGAAGATGACATTCTGGGCTTTATCAGGAAACTGGCCCGGATGCGGCAGGCCGGCTGCGAAGTAAGCCGCACGCTGACGGTACGGCCGGCGGAACTGGATCGGACCTTGCAGGGGCTGCTGGAAAATAGCTGCCGCCGCCGGGGCTATGCTTTCGGCTATTTGCCCAGCGGCGCCGGTCATGATGCCCTGCAACTGGCGACGGCGGTGGCGACGGCTATGGTGTTTGTGCCCAGCCGGGGCGGCCGCAGCCATTGCCCGGAGGAATATAGCGACAGCCGCCATCTGGCAAAAGCCGTGCTGGCTGTGCTGGATACGCTGGAAAATTTGCCGTAG
- a CDS encoding NAD(P)-dependent oxidoreductase encodes MKIAIIEPLGVEREKLLQIAAQVLGKDADITYYDSPPADQAEVVARSRAADIVVLANMPYREAVLAQCPQITMLSVAFTGIDHIDMAYCRRNNITVCNCAGYSNEAVGELVFGLVLGLYRRLIACDTAVRRGGTKDGLIGFELAGKKFGIVGTGAIGLKVAALARAFGCEVYAYSRTVKDSPGIRYVDLDTLLATCDIVSLHVPLMEQTRELINREKLALMKQSAVLINTARGPVVDAAALAEALTEGRLAGAAVDVFEQEPPIPAGQPLLQAPNVILAPHVGFATKEALVKRAVIAFENIKQWLAKTPQNVM; translated from the coding sequence ATGAAAATTGCCATTATTGAACCCTTGGGCGTCGAACGGGAAAAACTACTGCAAATTGCCGCCCAAGTGCTGGGAAAAGACGCCGACATTACCTACTACGACAGTCCGCCCGCCGATCAGGCGGAGGTGGTGGCCCGGTCCCGGGCCGCCGATATCGTTGTGCTGGCCAATATGCCCTACCGCGAAGCGGTGCTGGCCCAGTGCCCGCAGATTACCATGCTGTCGGTGGCCTTTACCGGCATTGATCACATTGATATGGCTTATTGCCGGCGGAACAACATTACCGTCTGCAATTGCGCCGGCTACTCCAATGAGGCGGTCGGCGAGCTGGTCTTCGGGCTGGTGCTTGGCTTGTATCGCCGTCTGATTGCCTGTGACACGGCGGTGCGCCGGGGCGGGACCAAGGACGGACTGATCGGATTTGAACTGGCAGGAAAAAAATTCGGTATTGTCGGCACCGGTGCCATCGGGCTGAAAGTGGCGGCGCTGGCCCGGGCCTTTGGCTGCGAGGTGTATGCCTACAGCCGGACGGTGAAGGACAGCCCGGGCATCCGCTATGTGGATTTGGATACGCTGCTGGCAACCTGTGATATCGTATCGCTCCATGTACCGCTTATGGAACAGACCAGGGAGTTGATTAACCGAGAGAAGCTGGCGCTGATGAAACAGAGCGCTGTTTTGATTAATACGGCCCGCGGTCCTGTTGTTGATGCCGCGGCGTTGGCTGAAGCCCTGACAGAAGGGCGGCTGGCCGGGGCGGCGGTGGATGTTTTTGAACAGGAGCCGCCTATTCCGGCCGGACAGCCGCTGCTGCAGGCGCCCAACGTCATTTTGGCGCCCCATGTTGGTTTTGCGACCAAGGAGGCTTTGGTCAAACGGGCGGTTATTGCCTTTGAGAATATAAAACAGTGGCTGGCTAAGACGCCACAAAATGTAATGTAA
- a CDS encoding Zn-dependent hydrolase, whose translation MTKQASAANIRHWLETINTYNSTPGAGTTRVLFTKPEMEARQYVKDEMRKLGLTVKEDGIGNIFGILPGRQPELPPVWTGSHIDTVLHAGMFDGMSGVVAGLEAVRLIRSAGATFERSIVVVVYTSEEPTRFELGCLGSRALAGKLNLADAYKLVDKGGRNLPEVLTELDYDLARFAEIPIKPGAVYGAVELHIDQTGVLERAGKTVGVVKTICAPTNFDIEVTGCQSHAGGTSMEERRDAYAASCEIGLALEKLARESDSEYTTATIGRVEVCPNAVNVIPGKVKFSIDIRDCDFDAKERLVARLKAVIAGIEAKRGVQVSLTEYNNDQPMHCNPAMMAKIEAACRQRGISYQKVISGAFHDSMLVGEFAPVAMIFVPSKNGISHSAEEWTDFADIAAGTDVLMDTLLAMANEV comes from the coding sequence ATGACAAAGCAGGCAAGTGCAGCTAACATCCGCCATTGGCTGGAAACGATCAACACCTATAACTCCACGCCGGGAGCCGGTACTACACGGGTTTTGTTCACCAAGCCCGAGATGGAGGCCAGACAATATGTAAAGGACGAAATGCGAAAGCTTGGGCTGACGGTAAAAGAAGACGGGATCGGCAATATTTTCGGCATTTTGCCGGGCCGTCAGCCGGAACTGCCGCCGGTCTGGACGGGATCGCACATTGATACGGTGCTCCATGCCGGCATGTTTGACGGCATGAGCGGCGTGGTGGCCGGTTTAGAGGCGGTGCGGCTGATCCGGTCAGCCGGCGCCACCTTTGAACGGAGTATTGTCGTGGTGGTGTACACTTCGGAAGAACCTACCCGCTTTGAACTTGGCTGTCTGGGCAGCCGGGCGCTGGCTGGCAAACTAAACCTGGCCGATGCCTATAAGCTGGTGGACAAGGGGGGGCGGAATCTGCCGGAGGTGCTTACCGAGCTTGACTATGACCTGGCACGGTTTGCTGAAATTCCTATCAAGCCGGGTGCGGTATACGGCGCGGTGGAGCTGCATATTGATCAAACCGGCGTATTAGAGCGGGCAGGGAAAACGGTGGGAGTTGTCAAAACCATCTGTGCGCCGACCAACTTCGATATCGAGGTGACCGGCTGCCAGTCCCACGCCGGCGGCACTTCCATGGAGGAGCGGCGCGATGCCTACGCGGCAAGCTGTGAAATCGGTCTGGCATTGGAAAAACTGGCCCGCGAGTCGGACAGCGAATATACGACGGCTACCATAGGGCGGGTGGAAGTCTGTCCCAATGCGGTCAATGTCATTCCGGGCAAGGTAAAGTTCTCTATTGATATCCGCGACTGTGATTTTGACGCCAAAGAGCGTCTGGTGGCCAGGCTAAAAGCGGTGATTGCCGGCATTGAGGCAAAACGCGGCGTTCAGGTCAGCCTGACCGAATACAATAACGACCAGCCGATGCACTGCAATCCGGCGATGATGGCTAAGATTGAGGCGGCCTGCCGCCAGCGCGGCATTTCCTATCAAAAGGTAATCAGCGGCGCCTTCCATGATTCTATGCTAGTCGGTGAGTTTGCCCCGGTGGCGATGATCTTTGTACCCAGCAAAAACGGCATCAGCCATAGCGCCGAAGAATGGACCGACTTTGCCGATATTGCAGCCGGCACCGATGTACTTATGGATACGCTGCTGGCCATGGCAAACGAAGTGTAA
- the allE gene encoding (S)-ureidoglycine aminohydrolase, whose protein sequence is MGYPNDVLSTRAIVKPGLYAIIPKDGLVNNVIPYIENCRVSIVASPKMGAGFVQYVVEAAPGGRTTAPFGGEPAIESFLYCIEGALAVTVGQERFVLTAGGFIYAPAGAGIAFTSEVPSKLLLYKQRYLPLAGKAAYTCAGNVNEIAYRNYDDMANVYIKDLLPTGLGFDMNMHILAFEPGGCHPFVETHVQEHGAYILSGEGMYLMENTWLPIKKDDFMWFGPYVPQGAYGVGRDLFAYIYSKDCNRDVTL, encoded by the coding sequence ATGGGATATCCAAATGATGTATTAAGTACCCGCGCCATCGTGAAACCGGGCCTGTATGCCATCATACCGAAGGACGGGTTGGTCAATAATGTCATTCCTTATATCGAAAACTGCCGGGTTAGTATTGTGGCCTCGCCGAAAATGGGCGCCGGCTTTGTCCAGTATGTGGTGGAAGCGGCGCCGGGCGGCCGGACAACAGCCCCTTTCGGCGGCGAACCGGCAATCGAAAGCTTTTTGTACTGCATCGAAGGAGCGTTGGCTGTTACGGTTGGTCAGGAACGTTTTGTGCTGACTGCCGGCGGCTTTATCTACGCGCCGGCCGGTGCGGGTATTGCCTTTACCAGTGAAGTGCCGAGCAAGCTGCTTTTGTATAAACAGAGGTATCTCCCGCTGGCCGGGAAAGCTGCCTATACTTGCGCCGGCAACGTCAATGAGATCGCTTACCGGAACTATGACGATATGGCCAATGTATATATCAAGGACTTGCTGCCTACCGGGCTGGGGTTTGATATGAATATGCATATTTTAGCCTTTGAGCCGGGGGGCTGCCATCCTTTTGTGGAAACTCACGTGCAGGAGCATGGCGCCTATATTTTAAGCGGCGAGGGGATGTACCTGATGGAAAACACCTGGCTGCCGATCAAAAAGGACGACTTTATGTGGTTCGGTCCTTATGTGCCCCAGGGCGCCTACGGGGTGGGGCGGGACCTATTTGCCTATATTTATTCCAAGGACTGCAACCGGGATGTCACGTTATAA
- a CDS encoding MarR family winged helix-turn-helix transcriptional regulator, with amino-acid sequence MKQKEAELKELIGKIETLVYHVETLEGQEEVLLQAALAGQIDGRLQQIGLSLTECHVLDCMERHAGLNTTAIAKQMNMTKGGISKIAAKLIKKDLIEVRRLPDNQKEIYYNLTPLGKQAFGLHARLHRIARDQFTNQFGQYSPAELQTVKRFIDDLIAILPAVGQEGGLFQPDGRLYSSEGGEGK; translated from the coding sequence ATGAAGCAGAAAGAAGCAGAACTGAAAGAGTTAATCGGTAAAATCGAAACGCTGGTGTATCATGTGGAGACGCTGGAAGGACAGGAGGAAGTTTTGCTGCAGGCGGCGTTGGCCGGGCAAATTGATGGGCGCCTGCAGCAGATCGGCCTGTCCTTGACCGAATGTCATGTTCTCGACTGCATGGAACGCCATGCCGGCTTGAACACGACAGCCATTGCCAAGCAGATGAACATGACCAAAGGCGGCATATCCAAAATCGCTGCTAAATTAATTAAAAAAGATTTGATCGAAGTGCGGCGTCTGCCCGATAATCAAAAAGAAATCTACTATAACCTCACGCCGTTGGGCAAACAGGCTTTTGGACTCCATGCCCGTCTGCATAGAATTGCGCGGGATCAGTTTACGAACCAGTTCGGTCAGTACAGTCCGGCAGAATTGCAGACGGTAAAGCGATTTATTGATGATCTGATCGCCATCTTGCCGGCCGTAGGACAAGAGGGCGGCTTGTTTCAACCAGACGGCAGGTTGTATTCGTCAGAAGGAGGGGAAGGAAAATGA
- a CDS encoding cyclase family protein, which produces MKIDLSVTLTEDLLQSFFQLDAAGQIPPVGKFGHIGTHFDVMDKTFSLDNTEREGILFDVSHIRDREIEVTDIAATVIQEDDFVLFYTGWLQEHPYGSPGYFKNHPELSQALITSLVNKKVSLIGVDMAGIRQAAGHAQADQYCADHHIFVIENLANLDIVMQKAQGRRFLVHTYPVNYAGLSGLPCRVVAEI; this is translated from the coding sequence ATGAAAATTGATCTATCGGTAACACTGACCGAAGACCTTTTGCAGTCATTTTTTCAGCTTGATGCAGCCGGTCAAATCCCTCCTGTCGGGAAATTCGGCCACATCGGAACACATTTTGATGTCATGGACAAAACCTTTTCCCTGGATAACACGGAGCGGGAAGGCATCCTGTTTGATGTCAGCCATATACGGGACAGAGAAATTGAAGTAACCGATATTGCTGCCACGGTCATTCAGGAGGATGACTTTGTTCTGTTTTATACAGGCTGGCTGCAAGAGCACCCCTATGGCAGTCCCGGTTATTTTAAAAATCATCCCGAGCTGTCTCAGGCACTGATCACCTCTTTGGTAAATAAAAAAGTAAGTCTCATCGGCGTGGATATGGCAGGAATCCGCCAGGCGGCAGGACACGCACAGGCCGACCAGTACTGCGCCGATCACCATATTTTCGTCATTGAAAACCTGGCCAATCTGGACATAGTAATGCAAAAAGCCCAGGGCCGTCGTTTCCTGGTCCATACCTATCCGGTCAATTACGCCGGCCTGTCCGGCCTCCCCTGCCGGGTAGTTGCCGAAATATAA
- a CDS encoding MBL fold metallo-hydrolase encodes MNLVTVLTLQGAGVPKEVHPVIVSDDKELVLIDCGYPGSLPLLKQAAAEQGVELDRLTKIIITHHDYDHMGSLAACKKAYPGVQVVAAREEAPYIAGEKKSLRLQQAEALHAGLPEEQKATAREFQDRLAALEPATVDILVQDRDCFPWGGGLEIIATPGHMPGHISVYLKESKTLVTGDALVAEAGRLLFANPQYTLDMELAWQSSRKFLNYDIARMVCYHGGIVTENIRAALLAM; translated from the coding sequence ATGAATCTGGTGACTGTGTTAACCCTGCAGGGAGCCGGTGTGCCCAAGGAGGTGCATCCCGTTATCGTAAGCGACGATAAGGAACTTGTACTGATTGACTGTGGTTATCCCGGCAGCTTGCCTTTGCTTAAGCAGGCTGCGGCAGAGCAGGGGGTGGAGCTGGACCGGCTGACAAAAATCATCATCACCCATCACGACTATGACCATATGGGCTCGCTGGCCGCCTGCAAAAAAGCCTATCCCGGGGTGCAGGTAGTGGCAGCCAGGGAAGAGGCGCCGTATATCGCCGGCGAGAAAAAATCGCTGCGGCTGCAGCAGGCGGAAGCCCTGCATGCCGGCCTGCCGGAGGAGCAAAAAGCCACGGCCAGGGAATTTCAAGACCGGCTGGCAGCGCTGGAGCCGGCAACAGTGGATATTCTTGTTCAGGACAGGGACTGCTTTCCCTGGGGCGGCGGTCTCGAAATTATTGCCACACCGGGGCATATGCCCGGGCATATTTCGGTATACCTTAAGGAAAGTAAGACGCTGGTTACCGGCGATGCCCTGGTAGCCGAGGCGGGCCGGCTCTTGTTTGCTAACCCGCAGTATACCCTGGATATGGAACTGGCCTGGCAGTCCAGCCGGAAGTTTCTGAATTATGATATAGCAAGAATGGTTTGCTATCATGGCGGCATTGTCACCGAGAACATCCGGGCGGCGCTGCTGGCTATGTAA
- the allB gene encoding allantoinase AllB: MYDLLIKNARVVTADEVIAAAVAVKDGKVAAVLAGETPVPARQVLDLTGKYLLPGVIDCHVHFNEPGYTWREEFAQGSRAAAAGGVTTVIDMPMQNRPPVIDQEVFVRKAELLQGKSAIDYGFWGALVKTNLDKLIGLQEAGALAFKCFMCNPGQDYTALDIAEIEQVLVTLREFGGLAGFHCEDHDMIERLQTASLAAGKTGRRDYLAARPVEAELKAVNDIIALLDKTEGRAHICHVSHPAVAEAIRQAKIKGLDITAETCVHYLLFTGEDLVNEGPRFKCSPPLRTAADREKLWDYVLDGTLDCICSDHSPCTPEEKAEASETGTFGAWGGISGVQTSLQTFWDLAVNQKGADPSLVARVMSLNPAAIFGLYGVKGAVIPGRDADFTVIDPQRNWEITADELLYKHKFSAFTGLSGTGAPVMTIVRGQVVMENCRLRDEGTGQLVRRCREE, translated from the coding sequence GTGTACGATCTGTTAATAAAAAATGCCCGGGTGGTTACCGCCGATGAAGTGATTGCGGCGGCGGTAGCGGTAAAGGATGGCAAGGTTGCCGCCGTTCTGGCCGGTGAAACGCCGGTGCCGGCGCGGCAGGTGCTGGATTTGACAGGGAAATACCTGCTGCCGGGCGTGATTGACTGCCATGTGCATTTTAACGAACCGGGCTATACCTGGCGGGAAGAATTCGCTCAGGGCAGCCGGGCGGCCGCAGCCGGCGGCGTGACAACGGTGATCGACATGCCGATGCAGAACAGACCGCCGGTTATCGACCAGGAGGTCTTTGTCCGCAAGGCGGAACTGCTGCAGGGAAAATCAGCCATTGATTACGGCTTTTGGGGCGCTCTGGTCAAAACAAATCTGGATAAACTGATCGGTTTGCAGGAAGCCGGCGCGCTGGCTTTTAAATGCTTTATGTGCAATCCGGGCCAGGATTATACGGCGCTGGATATAGCGGAAATTGAACAGGTGCTGGTTACTTTGCGGGAGTTTGGCGGGTTGGCCGGCTTTCACTGTGAGGATCACGACATGATTGAACGGCTGCAGACCGCCAGTCTGGCTGCCGGAAAAACCGGCCGCCGCGATTATCTGGCGGCGCGACCGGTCGAGGCTGAGCTGAAAGCCGTTAACGACATTATCGCTTTGCTGGATAAAACGGAAGGCCGGGCCCATATTTGTCATGTTTCCCACCCGGCCGTGGCGGAAGCCATCCGGCAGGCTAAAATAAAGGGGCTGGATATTACGGCCGAGACCTGCGTACATTACTTGCTGTTTACCGGGGAGGACCTGGTGAACGAAGGGCCCCGGTTTAAGTGTTCGCCGCCGCTTCGGACGGCAGCCGACCGGGAAAAGCTGTGGGACTATGTGTTGGACGGCACGCTGGACTGCATTTGCTCCGATCACTCGCCCTGTACGCCGGAAGAGAAGGCGGAAGCTTCCGAGACCGGTACCTTTGGCGCCTGGGGCGGCATCAGCGGGGTGCAGACTTCATTGCAGACTTTTTGGGATTTGGCGGTCAACCAAAAGGGAGCGGACCCGTCGCTGGTGGCCCGGGTGATGAGTCTAAATCCGGCGGCTATTTTCGGTCTGTATGGTGTCAAGGGTGCCGTCATACCCGGCCGGGATGCTGATTTTACCGTGATTGACCCACAAAGAAACTGGGAAATTACCGCTGATGAGCTGCTTTACAAGCACAAATTTTCGGCCTTTACCGGTCTTAGCGGCACCGGCGCGCCGGTTATGACCATCGTCCGGGGGCAGGTTGTGATGGAAAACTGCCGGTTGCGGGACGAGGGTACCGGTCAACTGGTCCGCCGCTGCAGGGAGGAATAA